Proteins co-encoded in one Prunus persica cultivar Lovell chromosome G6, Prunus_persica_NCBIv2, whole genome shotgun sequence genomic window:
- the LOC18775204 gene encoding ammonium transporter 1 member 2, producing MASLTFLQPLSNLSSPTTLVSLKNPHHIPSFTSLNPSIIPKTRPFKSFTASFSLAESNSPKSLQPNLQPFLQELADSFDLPQDYFAQLPSDLRLDLNDAAFDLSNGRVIDECGQELGETLLNLSRAWEAADTSTSHALARQLPGLEESLTGNAKSAFGKRLVSAGRRFQSMGQYGQGELQKIAKVMITTGRVLSESSTSTVTDEQPKKESRMLKFGELQLELTSDKAIIGAIISVGFGILSWELAQGIQNIPESSLQYANENALMLAKSLRGALLAVCYSSAFLSALTSVGLVLLGRQLKSSMGPLTCTASDLAPLLLTTTTTTLNATAIAEFLCSRFNTISIKFNDTTHAIDNTYLLFSAYLVFAMQLGFAMLCAGSVRAKNTMNIMLTNVLDAAAGALSYYLFGFAFAFGAPSNAFIGRHFFGLHNIPSLSGGDYSFFLYQWAFAIAAAGITSGSIAERTQFVAYLIYSSFLTGFVYPVVSHWFWSADGWASPIRPNNLLFGSGSIDFAGSGVVHMVGGIAGLWGAVIEGPRIGRFDRTGRSVALRGHSASLVVLGTFLLWFGWYGFNPGSFLTILKSYGEGGTYYGQWSAIGRTAVTTTLAGCTAALTTLFSKRLLAGHWNVLDVCNGLLGGFAAITSGCSVVEPWAAIVCGFVAAWVLIGCNKVAEKLKYDDPLEAAQLHGGCGAWGLIFTGLFATEAYVNEVYAGKPGRPFGLLMGGGGKLLAAQIVQVLVVLVWVSATMGPLFYGLHKLKLLRISREDETQGMDMTRHGGFAYVYHDEDDPSIKPEFMMRRVGATDDASPAITTP from the exons ATGGCTTCTCTTACCTTCCTTCAACCTCTCTCCAATCTCTCTTCCCCTACCACCCTCGTCTCTCTCAAAAATCCCCACCATATCCCTTCTTTTACTTCTCTAAATCCCTCCATTATCCCCAAAACCCGTCCATTCAAATCTTTCACAGCCTCATTCTCTCTTGCAGAATCAAACTCCCCCAAATCCTTACAGCCCAATCTTCAGCCTTTCCTCCAAGAACTTGCT GATAGTTTCGATCTTCCACAAGACTACTTTGCGCAGCTTCCGAGCGATCTCCGTCTCGAT CTGAACGATGCAGCTTTTGATCTTTCAAATGGACGGGTCATTGATGAG tGTGGTCAAGAGTTGGGAGAGACATTGTTAAATCTCTCTCGTGCATGGGAAGCAGCTGACACATCAACTTCCCATGCCTTAGCTAGACAGCTCCCTGGGCTGGAGGAATCTTTGACAGGCAATGCCAAATCAG CATTTGGGAAGCGTCTGGTTTCTGCTGGAAGAAGGTTCCAGTCTATGGGACAGTATGGTCAAGGTGAACTACAAAAG ATTGCAAAAGTAATGATTACAACTGGAAGGGTTCTATCTGAAAGTTCAACATCCACGGTCACTGATGAACAACCAAAGAAGGAAAGCAGGATGCTGAAG TTTGGAGAACTTCAGCTCGAGCTTACATCAGATAAAGCAATCATTGGGGCTATAATCAGCGTTGGTTTTGG AATTCTTTCATGGGAGCTAGCTCAGGGGATCCAAAACATCCCAGAGAGTTCGTTGCAGTATGCAAATGAGAACGCTTTGATGCTGGCTAAG TCTTTGAGAGGAGCTCTACTTGCAGTCTGTTATTCATCAGCATTCTTGTCTGCTCTTACTAGTGTTGGACTTGTCTTACTTGGAAGACAACTAAAGTCATC CATGGGCCCTCTGACCTGCACAGCCTCCGACCTAGCCCCACTTCTCctcaccaccacaaccacaaccCTCAACGCCACAGCCATAGCCGAATTCCTCTGCAGCCGCTTCAACACCATCTCCATCAAATTCAACGACACCACCCACGCCATCGACAACACGTACCTCCTCTTCTCCGCCTACCTCGTCTTCGCCATGCAGCTCGGCTTTGCCATGCTCTGCGCCGGCTCCGTCCGCGCAAAAAACACCATGAACATCATGCTCACCAACGTCCTCGACGCCGCCGCCGGCGCTCTCTCCTACTACCTCTTCGGCTTCGCCTTCGCTTTTGGCGCTCCGTCCAACGCCTTCATCGGCCGCCACTTCTTCGGCCTCCATAACATACCTTCTCTCTCAGGCGGAGATTACAGCTTCTTTCTCTACCAATGGGCTTTCGCCATCGCTGCCGCCGGTATCACTAGCGGCTCAATTGCTGAGCGAACCCAATTCGTCGCTTACCTCATTTACTCATCTTTTCTAACCGGCTTTGTCTACCCGGTCGTTTCTCATTGGTTTTGGTCTGCTGATGGCTGGGCCAGCCCGATTCGGCCCAATAATCTACTCTTTGGTTCAGGTTCCATTGACTTTGCCGGCTCGGGTGTTGTCCACATGGTTGGGGGTATAGCCGGTTTATGGGGTGCTGTAATTGAAGGACCGAGAATCGGGCGGTTTGATCGAACAGGCCGGTCCGTGGCCTTGCGGGGTCACAGCGCGTCCCTAGTGGTTCTCGGTACGTTCTTGCTTTGGTTCGGGTGGTACGGCTTCAACCCCGGTTCGTTTCTCACGATCTTGAAGAGTTACGGTGAGGGAGGTACTTATTACGGTCAATGGAGTGCTATTGGGAGGACAGCTGTCACGACCACATTGGCTGGGTGCACTGCTGCTCTGACTACCTTGTTCAGCAAGAGATTACTGGCGGGTCACTGGAATGTTCTGGACGTTTGTAACGGTTTGTTAGGGGGTTTTGCTGCGATCACCTCAGGGTGCTCGGTGGTGGAGCCGTGGGCAGCAATTGTGTGCGGGTTTGTGGCGGCGTGGGTTTTGATCGGGTGCAACAAGGTGGCGGAGAAGCTAAAATACGACGACCCATTAGAGGCGGCCCAATTGCACGGCGGGTGCGGTGCTTGGGGGTTAATATTCACAGGGTTATTTGCAACGGAGGCGTATGTGAACGAGGTATACGCTGGCAAGCCAGGAAGGCCTTTTGGGCTGTTGATGGGCGGCGGCGGGAAGCTGTTGGCGGCCCAGATTGTGCAGGTTTTGGTGGTGTTGGTGTGGGTGAGTGCCACCATGGGCCCACTTTTCTACGGGCTCCATAAGCTGAAGTTGTTGAGGATCTCAAGGGAGGATGAGACTCAAGGAATGGATATGACAAGGCATGGTGGGTTTGCTTATGTTTACCATGATGAAGATGATCCATCTATTAAACCTGAGTTTATGATGAGGAGGGTGGGGGCCACTGATGATGCCAGTCCT